A single Gambusia affinis linkage group LG22, SWU_Gaff_1.0, whole genome shotgun sequence DNA region contains:
- the faua gene encoding FAU ubiquitin like and ribosomal protein S30 fusion a encodes MQLFLRGQNTHTLEVTGQETVGQIKAHAQALEGLLVEDQVLLLAGCPLEDDASLATCGVTEHCTLEVAGRLLGGQYSQYNVESCGSMSVLFLPVLEKFFSLCCRSVCAIVCQKLSQEDERFLFFFSQVDKQEKKKKKTGRAKRRIQYNRRFVNVVPTFGKKKGPNANS; translated from the exons ATGCAGCTCTTCTTGCGTGGCCAGAACACTCACACCCTTGAGGTGACTGGACAGGAGACTGTTGGCCAGAtcaag GCCCATGCCCAAGCTCTGGAAGGACTCCTGGTTGAGGACCAGGTGCTGCTGCTTGCTGGCTGCCCACTGGAGGATGATGCCTCCCTGGCAACCTGCGGCGTGACTGAGCACTGCACCCTGGAGGTGGCTGGCAGGCTGCTGGGAGGTCAGTAC TCGCAGTATAATGTTGAGTCTTGTGGAAGCATGAGTGTGTTGTTTCTTCCAGTGCTGGAAaaattcttttctctttgctgcagAAGTGTCTGTGCAATTGTTTGTCAAAAACTATCTCAAGAAGATGagagatttttgttctttttttcccaggtTGAcaagcaggagaagaagaaaaagaagaccGGCCGTGCCAAGCGCCGCATCCAGTACAACAGGCGTTTTGTGAACGTTGTGCCCACCTTCGGAAAGAAGAAGGGACCCAACGCCAACTCCTAA